ACGATGCGGCAGGTGATGGAGGCTCACGGGTGGAAGAAGGCGCTCGGCTGCACGGTCCCGGGCCGCGTGGTTCGGGGCATCGTCCAGACCGCGGCCAACATCGACGACTCGTGGATCGGGACCGATGCGCAGAAGCTGTTCAGCGACACCTGCGGCGTCCCCGTCGCCGTCCTCAACGACGCCGACGCGGCCGGACTGGCCGAGATGACGTTCGGCGCCGGCAAGGGGGCGAATGGCACCGTGCTCCTCCTGACGTTCGGGACGGGCATCGGCAGCGCGCTCTTCACCGACGGCCACCTCGTGCCCAACACGGAGTTCGGCCACATAAAGTTCGACAAGCGGATCGCCGAGCACGTCGCGGCGGACTCGATCCGCTCGAAGGAGCACCTGTCGTGGGAGCGCTGGGCGAAAAAGCGCGTGCGACCCGTGCTGGCGATGTACGAGTTCATCCTCTCCCCCGACCTCATCATCGTCGGCGGTGGCGTCAGTCGACCCGACCGGTGGGAGCAGTTCGGGAAGTTCTTGGACACGAAGGCCCGGATCGTCCCCGCCGCCCTCGGTAACGAGGCGGGCATCGTCGGCGCGGCGCTCGCGGCCCGGCGCATGCTGAAGGGGTAGGGCTCGCGGGGACGGGGGTCCAGGGAAATGGGAATCGGGCAGATGGCGGCGCCAGTCGGCGCGATCATGTCCTGCCTCTCCGTTGGCTCTGCCGGTTCCCATCTCCTCCCCCCGCTATCCGTGATCGAGCTTGACCGCGACGCCCCGCTTCCCCTCGCCGAGCAGCTCGTCGAGGCCATGCGGTACGAGATCGCCTCGGGCCGGTACCGGCCGGGGGCCCGGCTGCCCTCGACACGGCAGCTCGGGGACCAGCTCGGGATCTCGTTCCACACGGTCCGCAAGGGGTACCAGCGACTGGCCGAGGAGGGCATCGTCGACGTCCGGCGGGGCGGCGGGTACATCGTCGTCGAGCGCCAGGCGCTGTCCCGGGCCGAGCGGCTGGAGCGGGGGGCCGGCGTCGTCGAGGAGGCGCTACACAAGCTGGTCGGCCTCGGGCTCAGCGACGACGAGGTGGACTACGTCGTCCAGGAGGGGCTGCAGTTTTTCGAGCGGCCGGGGCCGAGGCGGACGCTCGTGTTCGCGGCGGGCTACCGGGAGCTGGCGGAGAGCGGAGCGGAACAGGCCGGGGCCGCGCTCCAAGAGCGGGTGACGCCGTCGTTGCTCACGGAGCTCACCGCGCTCGATGCGCTCGACGGGCTCGTCGTCGCCCTCCCCGATCTCCGCGCAGCCCGCCGCGCACGCCCGCAGGCCGAGATCGTCGGCGCGGCGGTCGAGTACCCGCTCGACGTGTTGGAGCAGATCGCGCGGCTGGGGCCCGGCGAGTCGCTCGGGCTCGTCACGCGGCACGCCGACGCCGTCGCGCCGCTCTCCGACGAGCTCCGCCAGCGGACGGGGTTTGCCGGCCCGCTCCTCGGCCTGCCCGTCGACGCCGACCGGCGGCAGCTCGAGACGGTCGTCCGCCAGTCGGCGTTCGTGGCGTTCACGCCGCAGGCCCGCCGGCGCGTCCGCCCCGTGCTGACGGCGCTCGACACGCCCAACGCCGAGCTGGCGCCGACGCTGGCGCCGGCCTCGCTCGCCCGCCTCCGCGACGCCCTGGCGGTGTGAGGGAGACAAGGAGCGGTCCCTGTCGAGACGGCGGAACGCGTCCGACGGCCGGACCGCCTCCCCCGACGACCGGGCCCCGGGGGCTTCCCGACTCCCGCACACGGGACGGGCCCCTCACCCCAACGTCGACCGTTCCTCGGTGGTGGGCCTCTCCTCGTTGGCGTCCGGGGCCGCGTCGGCGGCCACCTCGAGCTCGTCGGACGCGGCGTCGGTCGCGGCGCCGTCGCCGGAGGGCGCCTCCTCTTCCGCCTGGTCGGGGTAGCGGACGCGGAAATGGTAGATGCCGCAGAGGAGCCCGTGGAACGCCTCCTTGATCCGCGCGAGGTCCGCGAACGTGAGCGCGGACTCGTCGAGCTGGCCGTCGGCGACCCGGGCCGCGACGATGGCGTCGATGAGCGACTCCAGCCGCCTCGGCGTCGGCTTCGAGAGGCTCCGCGAGGCGGCCTCGACCGAGTCGGCCAGCATGACGATGGCCTGCTCGTTCGTCTGCGGCCGCGGGCCCGGGTACCGATAGTCCGACTCGTCGACGACCGACGGGTCCTCCTCGGCCTCCTGCGCCTTCCGGTAGAAGTACTCGATGAGTCCCGTCCCGTGGTGGCTCGCGATAAAGTCGATGACGACCTCCGGGAGGTTCTGCTCCCGACCGAGTTGGACGCCCTCCTTGACGTGCGCCGCGATGACAAGCGCGCTCATCGACGGCTTCAGCTTCTCGTGCGGGTTGTCGCCGGGCTGCTGGTTCTCGATGAAGTACTCCGGCTTCAGCATCTTGCCGATGTCGTGGTACAGCGCGCCGACGCGAGCCCGGAGCGCGTTCGCGCCGACCGCGTCCGCGGCGGCCTCAGCGAGGTTGGCGACCTGGAGCGAGTGGTTGAACGTGCCCGGCGCCTGCATCGACAGCTTCTTCAGGAGCGGCCGGTTCGTGTCGGAGAGCTCGAGGAGGGTCATGTCGGTCGTCACGCCAAAGACGCGTTCCATGCCCCAAAGGACGGGCGCCGCGAGCAGGATGAGCGCGGCGTTGACGGCGACGGCGACGAGGTCCGCCCAGAAGTCGGACGTGAACGGGTCGGCGCGGAGCAGCTCGTGGCCCAGCAGGACGAGGGCGTACGCGAGGAGCACGAGGCCGGCCGAGGCGAGGATCTGACTCCGGTTCTTAACGTCGCGGACAGAGAACACGGCCAGCACGCCGACAATGAGCGTGGCGAACGTGAACGGGAAGTTGTACCCAAACGCGAGCCCGCCGATCGCCGCCAGCGTCAGGGTCGCGAAGCTCCCCACGCGGCTGTCGAACACGATCGTCAGCAGGATCGAGGCCAGCGAGACCGGCACCACGTAGATCGCGCCCCCCCACTCCACGGCCCCCGCGACGAGGTACCCGAAGATGACCGCGCCAAGGACGATGCACGCCAGGGTGAACTGGCGGAGGTCGGCGAAGAGGGTCGGGCGGAGGAGGTACGTGTAGAGGAAGAACAGGGCGATCGCCGAGAACACGAGGATCGTCCGGCCGAGGACCGTCACGATCCACTTCTTGTCGCCGCTCCGCTCGCGCTGCGCGTAGTCCAGCGACTGGAGCATCTCCCAGCGCTCCTGCGTGACCTCGTCGTAGCGCCGGATGATGATCTGGTTCTCCCGCACGCGCCCGCGCGTGGGGAGGACCGACTGGAGCGTCTGCTCGCGCATCCGCTGCGTAGCCTCCGCGTCGTAGACCAGCGACGGGTCGAGCACCGAGGCGAACAGGGCCGCGCCGATCGCGACGGTGTCCGGCTTCTGCGGGAACGCTGCGAAGAGGCTCCTTCGAGCCAGCGTCGACGCCTGGTTGTAGCCGACGACGTCGCTCCGCTGTCGCTCCGTCTCGCTCCGCTCCTCGATGTCCTGCACGAGCAGCGTCGGGGCGCGCACGGAATCGATCGGGACGTCGAGGACGCCGCGGGCCAGCAACTCGCGCGCGATCCGGCCGGCCTCGCCGAGCAGACGGTCGTCGAGCGTCGGCCCACCGGCCCGGCCCGTCGCCACGTCGTAGGCGGAGGCCAGGAGGAGCTGCCACTGGCGCGGGCTGAGGCTCAGCGTCAGCGCCTCCCGCTGCGTCAGGTACTGGACCGAGTCGCGGCGGACGGCCGCGCGGAGCGCGTCGATGTCGGGCGGCGTCTCGCGGTCGGGGTCCGCCTCGCGGGCGTCGGCGAGGCGCGCGCCCGCCTGACGCCAGTCGACGTAGGCCACGAAGGCCGAGTCGAGCCGGGCGTCGACCGAGTCGAGCCGGGCGAGCGTCTGCGCTAGGGCCTCCGGCCGCTCCCGGAAGATGGGGGACTCCGAGCGGAGGACCGAGTCGCGGCGCGACGCGAACGTCGAGTCGGGCAGCCGGATCGAGAAGTCGAACGGCGCGACGACGTCGTCCTGCTGCCACACGTCGCCGGGCTCGGCGGTCCCGTCGTACACCGTGACGTTGGGGAACGCGAGGAGGGCGAGCGTCGCGAGCGCGAGGAAGAGGCCGACGCGAGAGAGCACCTCCTGCCGCGACATCCTGGGCGTTTCGCGCTCAGGGCGACGGTCCGCACGGAGCCCCGCCCGGCGGGAGTACCGGCCGGGCTTGGGCGAGAGACCGAGGCGGTCGAGGAAGCTCATGGGCTCGTGGGACGCTCCGCCGCCGCATCGGCTCCCGCGTGGCGGAGCGCGAGCAGGCTGCCGAGCACGACCATGAACACGCTGCCGATCACGGGGTAGAGCGGCCACGCGACGGCCCGGAGCCCCAGCGTGTCGCGAATGGCCGCCGACGGGCGCCAGTCGAGCGTCCACGAGCTGGTCTCGGTGCTCCACCAGAGCCCGAAGATCAGGAGCACCATCGCCGCGATCGTGACCACGAACGCGACCATCGCGTCCGTCTGGCGGGCGCGGCGGGACAGGAGGCCCAGGGCGAACGCCCCGAGCAGGCCGCCGTACGTGAACCCGGCGATCCCGAGGCCTAGCTCGACGACCGGGTTGTCGAGGCCGGTGAACAGCATCGCGAAGCCGACGAACACGCCGGCCCACACGAGCGTGAGCACGCGGCTGAGCGCGAGCGCCTTCTCCGGCGTCTCGGGCGCGTGGCCGAACCGCTCCAACAAGTCCATGAGCGTCGAGCCCGCGAGCGCATTGAGCGACGACGACAAGGTGCTCATGGCCGCGGCCACGATGCCGGCCAGCAGCAGCCCCCGAAGCCCGGGCGGCATCTCGTTGAGGATGTACATCGGGAACACCTCGTCGCCGCGCGTCAGGCCGAGGTCGGCGAGGGGGGCACCGCCGTAGTGGACCCACAGCATCAGCCCGACCAGCAAGAACAGGGCGAACTGGACCGCGACGACGATCCCGCTCCAGACCATCGCCTTCCGGCCCTCCTCGAGGGTGCGGCACGCCAGGATCCGCTGGACGATGAGTTGGTCGGTCCCATGCGAGGCCATCGAGAACACGGCGCCGCCGAGGACGGCGACCGGCAACGCGTACGGCGAGGTGAGCATGACCCCGAGGCCGTCGGCCATCCCGAGGTCGAGGAGCTGGAGCTTGCCCGCCTCGGCGGCCGCGGCCCAGGACCCGGCCATCGGGGATACGGCCAGGAGGACGACCGCCAGGACGGCTCCGCCGACGTAGATCCCCATCTGGACCACGTCCATCCACACCACCGCCTTGAGGCCGCCGACGTACGTGTAGGCCGCCGTCACGACGCCGATCGCGAGGATCACCGTCGGGTACCCGACCTCGAACCCGGCCGCGCGGGCGACCACCTGGATCGGGATCGCCGTCGCGAACAGGCGCACGCCGTCGGCCAGCAGCCGCGTGACGAGGAACGTGACCGACGCGAGCCCCCGCATCCCGTCGCCGAAGCGGTCGCCGAGGAACGCGTAGGCCGTCTGGAGCTCCCCACGGAAATACCGAGGCAGGAGAACGTAGGCCACCACGACGCGCCCGATTACGTAGCCGATCGTGAGTTGGAGGAACGTCAGCGCGCCCCCGTACGCCACGGCAGGGACACCGATGACGGTCAGCGTGCTGGTCTCCGTCGCGACGACCGAGAAGCAGACGGCCCACCACGGGAGGTCGCGGCCGCCGAGGAAGTAGTCCCGCGTCGAGGTCTGCCGCCCGCCGGCCTTGAGGCCGAAGGCGACGATGCCGACGGCGTAAAGCACGAGGACGGCGAAGTCGAGCGGCGTGAGCACGGGCTAGCGGGCGGGGAGGACCGGCGGGTCGAGACGGGCGAGGAGCCGGCGGAGAGCGCCGGCGGCGGAGGCTGCGTTGGGCTCGCCCTGGATCATGAGGTCGTAGAACGCCTCGCGGTCGGGGTGATGGCGGCCGATGCGGACGGCGGCGGGCGAGCCGCCCGCCAGCAGTGCGGCCCCAAGATCGCCCGGATCGGCGAGGTTGAGGGCCACGTCCGGAGGGGGCGTCCAGAGCTTGGCGCGGACCGCCGCCGTCGGGAGGCGCCGCCAGTCGCGGTCGTCGTCGCCCAGGATCTTCACGTCGGGCGCGAACGGGCCTGGCGGATCGGTCCGCAAACTGCCGAGGAGCACCGGACGAACGCGATGCGCGGGCACGTCGAGCCCCGCGAGGAGGTCCCACGTCGCGCGTTGGCCGTCGGCGTCGTTGGGCAGGACGACGAGCACGCGGCGATCGGCCAGGGGCGGCAGCGGGCGCGGCTGGCGAGCCGAAAGGGCCGAGCGGACCGCGCGCTGGGCGAAGCCCTGTCGGACGGCCTCGATCACGACCCGAAGAGGTCGCCCTGCC
This sequence is a window from Rubrivirga marina. Protein-coding genes within it:
- the ppgK gene encoding polyphosphate--glucose phosphotransferase — protein: MGKKKKKVPRKILGVDIGGSGIKGAPVHTKKGILLEERHRIPTPQPATPKAVAETMRQVMEAHGWKKALGCTVPGRVVRGIVQTAANIDDSWIGTDAQKLFSDTCGVPVAVLNDADAAGLAEMTFGAGKGANGTVLLLTFGTGIGSALFTDGHLVPNTEFGHIKFDKRIAEHVAADSIRSKEHLSWERWAKKRVRPVLAMYEFILSPDLIIVGGGVSRPDRWEQFGKFLDTKARIVPAALGNEAGIVGAALAARRMLKG
- a CDS encoding GntR family transcriptional regulator, which translates into the protein MIELDRDAPLPLAEQLVEAMRYEIASGRYRPGARLPSTRQLGDQLGISFHTVRKGYQRLAEEGIVDVRRGGGYIVVERQALSRAERLERGAGVVEEALHKLVGLGLSDDEVDYVVQEGLQFFERPGPRRTLVFAAGYRELAESGAEQAGAALQERVTPSLLTELTALDALDGLVVALPDLRAARRARPQAEIVGAAVEYPLDVLEQIARLGPGESLGLVTRHADAVAPLSDELRQRTGFAGPLLGLPVDADRRQLETVVRQSAFVAFTPQARRRVRPVLTALDTPNAELAPTLAPASLARLRDALAV
- a CDS encoding HD family phosphohydrolase: MSFLDRLGLSPKPGRYSRRAGLRADRRPERETPRMSRQEVLSRVGLFLALATLALLAFPNVTVYDGTAEPGDVWQQDDVVAPFDFSIRLPDSTFASRRDSVLRSESPIFRERPEALAQTLARLDSVDARLDSAFVAYVDWRQAGARLADAREADPDRETPPDIDALRAAVRRDSVQYLTQREALTLSLSPRQWQLLLASAYDVATGRAGGPTLDDRLLGEAGRIARELLARGVLDVPIDSVRAPTLLVQDIEERSETERQRSDVVGYNQASTLARRSLFAAFPQKPDTVAIGAALFASVLDPSLVYDAEATQRMREQTLQSVLPTRGRVRENQIIIRRYDEVTQERWEMLQSLDYAQRERSGDKKWIVTVLGRTILVFSAIALFFLYTYLLRPTLFADLRQFTLACIVLGAVIFGYLVAGAVEWGGAIYVVPVSLASILLTIVFDSRVGSFATLTLAAIGGLAFGYNFPFTFATLIVGVLAVFSVRDVKNRSQILASAGLVLLAYALVLLGHELLRADPFTSDFWADLVAVAVNAALILLAAPVLWGMERVFGVTTDMTLLELSDTNRPLLKKLSMQAPGTFNHSLQVANLAEAAADAVGANALRARVGALYHDIGKMLKPEYFIENQQPGDNPHEKLKPSMSALVIAAHVKEGVQLGREQNLPEVVIDFIASHHGTGLIEYFYRKAQEAEEDPSVVDESDYRYPGPRPQTNEQAIVMLADSVEAASRSLSKPTPRRLESLIDAIVAARVADGQLDESALTFADLARIKEAFHGLLCGIYHFRVRYPDQAEEEAPSGDGAATDAASDELEVAADAAPDANEERPTTEERSTLG
- a CDS encoding sodium:solute symporter codes for the protein MLTPLDFAVLVLYAVGIVAFGLKAGGRQTSTRDYFLGGRDLPWWAVCFSVVATETSTLTVIGVPAVAYGGALTFLQLTIGYVIGRVVVAYVLLPRYFRGELQTAYAFLGDRFGDGMRGLASVTFLVTRLLADGVRLFATAIPIQVVARAAGFEVGYPTVILAIGVVTAAYTYVGGLKAVVWMDVVQMGIYVGGAVLAVVLLAVSPMAGSWAAAAEAGKLQLLDLGMADGLGVMLTSPYALPVAVLGGAVFSMASHGTDQLIVQRILACRTLEEGRKAMVWSGIVVAVQFALFLLVGLMLWVHYGGAPLADLGLTRGDEVFPMYILNEMPPGLRGLLLAGIVAAAMSTLSSSLNALAGSTLMDLLERFGHAPETPEKALALSRVLTLVWAGVFVGFAMLFTGLDNPVVELGLGIAGFTYGGLLGAFALGLLSRRARQTDAMVAFVVTIAAMVLLIFGLWWSTETSSWTLDWRPSAAIRDTLGLRAVAWPLYPVIGSVFMVVLGSLLALRHAGADAAAERPTSP